A single region of the Duganella sp. BuS-21 genome encodes:
- a CDS encoding EAL domain-containing protein, translating into MNLNSVDLAPVEALSNDNRPRLLLVDDEPRLLSSLYELLRDHDYHLVTATCGSEALAQLTKLKFDLILLDLRLPDMSGHEIMDFINAREIDGDVIVMSGDVGIEAAIGALKRGAYDYLRKPYSREELLKTVENALQKRRLAIDNERIASKLENSEKMYRYLVDSSPDIIYTLNHEGKFTFVNDRVQQLLGFSREELIGKHYSVLVHDEDQERARYAFNERRVDERASRNVELRLKCNIGSGVGGDVERTFNNTLMTISLNAIGMHIPDHEVKTREFFGTYGVARDITDRKRAEEVISYQAYHDILTDLPNRMLFKDRLGLAVIQAKRKLTELAVMFVDLDRFKLVNDTLGHVKGDELLQQAAQRLKDCLRRGDTLARQGGDEFTIVLPELRDRQDAKAIADKFLESLQRPFDLDGHQVHISASIGIAIYPGDGETIDELLRHADIAMYQVKALGKNGHSFYHNSMLDVSHQKIALEQALRKALEFNELEMYYQPQVDVATGRIIGAEGLMRWNHPQRGLLSAGEFLPFAEENGLMLPISDWMLGALCRDLLQWNAAGGEALRLSLNLSPQYLDRGDFFEKMRGALTRYGISPAQIEVEITENICIRNPQYAIEQLNKLCQLGVSVAIDDFGTGYSSLAYLHRFPIHTIKIDQSFVKEIHDENGHYPVILAIISIARGLGLHLVAEGVETDVQARYLEANGCSTMQGYLYHRPISLGSFIDVLQDQSRRSSPSVAVLHAVPSTVEQQQPAMIAIQA; encoded by the coding sequence ATGAACCTGAACTCTGTCGACCTCGCCCCCGTCGAAGCCCTGTCCAACGATAACCGCCCACGCCTGCTGCTGGTAGACGATGAGCCGCGCTTGCTGTCGTCGCTCTATGAACTGCTGCGCGACCACGACTATCACCTGGTGACCGCGACCTGCGGCAGCGAAGCGCTGGCCCAGCTGACCAAGCTGAAGTTCGACCTGATCCTGCTCGACCTGCGCCTGCCCGACATGAGCGGCCATGAGATCATGGACTTCATCAACGCCCGCGAGATCGACGGCGACGTGATCGTGATGAGCGGCGACGTCGGCATCGAGGCGGCCATCGGCGCCTTGAAGCGCGGCGCCTACGACTACCTGCGCAAGCCTTACAGCCGCGAAGAGCTGCTCAAGACGGTGGAGAACGCGCTGCAGAAGCGCCGTCTGGCCATCGACAACGAGCGCATCGCCTCCAAGCTGGAAAATTCGGAAAAGATGTACCGCTATCTGGTCGATTCGTCGCCGGACATCATCTACACGCTGAACCACGAAGGCAAGTTCACGTTCGTGAACGACCGCGTGCAGCAGTTGCTGGGCTTCAGCCGCGAAGAACTGATCGGCAAGCACTACTCGGTGCTGGTGCACGACGAGGACCAGGAGCGCGCGCGCTACGCCTTCAACGAGCGCCGCGTCGATGAACGCGCCTCGCGCAACGTCGAGTTGCGCCTGAAGTGCAATATCGGCAGCGGCGTCGGCGGCGACGTCGAACGCACCTTCAACAACACGCTGATGACGATTTCGCTCAACGCGATCGGCATGCACATTCCCGACCACGAAGTGAAGACGCGCGAGTTCTTCGGCACCTACGGTGTGGCGCGCGACATCACCGACCGCAAGCGCGCCGAGGAAGTGATTTCCTACCAGGCCTACCACGACATCCTGACCGACCTGCCGAACCGCATGCTGTTCAAGGACCGCCTTGGCCTGGCCGTGATCCAGGCCAAGCGCAAGCTCACCGAGCTGGCCGTGATGTTCGTCGACCTGGACCGCTTCAAGCTGGTGAACGATACGCTGGGCCACGTCAAGGGCGACGAACTGCTGCAGCAGGCCGCGCAGCGTCTCAAGGATTGCCTGCGTCGCGGCGACACGCTGGCGCGCCAGGGCGGCGACGAATTCACCATCGTGCTGCCGGAGCTGCGCGACCGCCAGGACGCCAAGGCCATCGCCGACAAATTCCTTGAAAGCCTGCAGCGTCCTTTCGACCTCGATGGCCACCAGGTGCACATCTCGGCCTCGATCGGCATCGCCATCTATCCGGGCGACGGCGAGACCATCGACGAGCTGCTGCGCCATGCGGACATCGCCATGTATCAGGTGAAGGCGCTGGGCAAGAATGGTCACAGCTTTTATCACAACTCGATGCTGGACGTGTCGCACCAGAAGATCGCGCTGGAACAGGCGCTGCGCAAGGCGTTGGAGTTCAACGAGCTGGAAATGTACTACCAGCCGCAGGTCGATGTCGCCACCGGCCGCATCATCGGCGCCGAAGGACTGATGCGCTGGAACCATCCGCAGCGCGGCCTGCTGTCGGCCGGCGAGTTCCTGCCGTTCGCCGAAGAGAATGGCCTGATGCTGCCGATCTCCGACTGGATGCTGGGCGCGCTGTGCCGCGACCTGCTGCAGTGGAACGCGGCCGGCGGCGAGGCGCTGCGCCTGTCGCTGAACCTGTCGCCGCAGTACCTGGATCGCGGTGACTTCTTCGAGAAGATGCGCGGCGCGCTGACGCGCTACGGCATTTCGCCGGCGCAGATCGAAGTCGAGATTACCGAGAACATCTGCATCCGCAATCCGCAATATGCGATCGAGCAGCTGAACAAGTTGTGCCAGCTCGGCGTCTCCGTGGCGATCGATGATTTCGGCACCGGCTATTCGTCGCTGGCGTATCTGCACCGCTTCCCGATCCACACCATCAAGATCGACCAGTCGTTCGTGAAGGAGATCCACGACGAGAACGGCCACTACCCGGTAATTTTGGCGATCATCTCGATCGCGCGCGGCCTCGGCCTGCACCTGGTGGCGGAAGGCGTGGAGACCGATGTGCAGGCGCGTTATCTGGAAGCGAACGGCTGCTCCACCATGCAGGGCTATCTCTACCATCGCCCGATTTCGCTGGGCAGCTTCATCGATGTATTGCAGGATCAGAGCCGCCGGTCGTCGCCATCGGTCGCTGTGCTGCACGCGGTGCCCAGCACCGTCGAACAACAACAACCGGCGATGATTGCGATTCAGGCCTGA